In Prescottella soli, a genomic segment contains:
- a CDS encoding DUF5318 domain-containing protein, whose amino-acid sequence MRIQRQVVDYALQRRSLLAEVYSGRTGVSEVCDASPYLLRAAKFHGRRSEVMCPICRKEELTIVSWVFGDKLGPVSGSARTPEELVRLAATEEEFSVHVVEVCRTCSWNHLVQSYVLGAVPAPKRPRRSSSTRSPRRRTASE is encoded by the coding sequence GTGCGGATACAGCGGCAGGTCGTGGACTACGCGCTGCAGCGCCGGTCCCTGCTCGCCGAGGTCTACTCGGGGCGGACCGGCGTGAGCGAGGTCTGCGATGCGAGCCCGTACCTGCTGCGCGCGGCGAAGTTCCACGGCCGCCGCAGCGAGGTCATGTGCCCGATCTGCCGCAAGGAAGAGTTGACCATCGTGTCCTGGGTGTTCGGTGACAAACTGGGCCCGGTCTCGGGCTCGGCGCGGACACCCGAGGAACTGGTTCGTCTGGCCGCAACCGAGGAGGAATTCTCGGTGCACGTGGTCGAGGTGTGCCGCACATGCAGCTGGAACCATCTGGTCCAGTCCTACGTACTCGGTGCGGTGCCGGCGCCGAAGCGGCCGAGGAGATCCTCCTCGACTCGCTCTCCCCGCCGACGCACCGCGAGTGAGTAG